One window from the genome of Salvia miltiorrhiza cultivar Shanhuang (shh) chromosome 7, IMPLAD_Smil_shh, whole genome shotgun sequence encodes:
- the LOC130995322 gene encoding uncharacterized protein LOC130995322 — protein MRNEKQSVKCKLACKFKGIRNPTCLHLSHVPTPLFQVSFGLDVAAFPFVHSPLIITTPSTPSLPCCRKKMIQTINPYATARTAEIMSRYRPIAPKPEAPAAANSTADNDGIQKSPYLRNVWAHLQARPTRTRKRGRTAAFSPPSVKRPRTYQLASPAMHAFTRPISIDAPLLYCAAPPPKGKGIDLNLTADQAPEELDLLLHLHAPKPSVISPRPVRPVGSSIIVELIEDDPQRPTMAKGAEEAVESEAVPAIVSDSNNKVRMCNSAYKEMVGQPECCWLDCAASGKRGRIGGEVSLRFVESEVQQSMAAFTCSVRIEWETQGKKMCVNASCSAVKLVCQSKDYQFLWRFHNSKSAAAHSDNSNL, from the coding sequence atgaggaatgaaAAGCAAAGTGTTAAGTGTAAGCTTGCATGTAAGTTTAAAGGTATTCGAAATCCCACATGTCTCCATCTCTCACACGTACCCACCCCTCTCTTCCAAGTGTCATTTGGCCTTGATGTTGCCGCTTTCCCATTCGTCCATTCCCCTCTTATAATCACCACACCATCCACCCCCTCCCTACCTTGCTGTAGAAAAAAAATGATCCAAACTATCAACCCTTACGCCACCGCCAGAACGGCCGAGATCATGTCCCGGTATCGCCCAATCGCCCCCAAGCCGGAGGCCCCCGCCGCCGCCAACTCCACCGCCGACAACGACGGCATTCAGAAGTCTCCTTACTTGAGGAATGTGTGGGCCCACCTCCAGGCCCGCCCCACCCGCACGCGCAAGCGCGGCCGCACCGCCGCCTTCTCGCCCCCCTCCGTCAAGCGCCCCAGGACCTACCAGCTCGCCTCCCCCGCCATGCATGCCTTCACCCGCCCCATCTCCATCGACGCGCCCCTTCTCTACTGCGCTGCCCCTCCGCCCAAGGGCAAGGGGATAGATTTGAACCTCACGGCGGATCAGGCCCCCGAGGAATTAGACCTGCTGCTGCACCTCCACGCGCCCAAGCCCTCCGTCATCTCGCCCCGCCCCGTCCGCCCCGTCGGCTCCAGCATCATCGTGGAGCTCATCGAGGACGACCCCCAGCGCCCCACCATGGCCAAGGGGGCGGAGGAGGCGGTGGAGTCGGAGGCGGTGCCGGCCATTGTCTCGGATTCCAACAACAAGGTGAGGATGTGCAACTCCGCCTACAAGGAGATGGTCGGCCAGCCCGAGTGCTGCTGGCTCGACTGCGCCGCCAGCGGGAAGCGGGGGAGGATCGGAGGGGAGGTGTCGCTACGCTTCGTGGAGTCGGAGGTGCAGCAGTCGATGGCGGCCTTCACGTGCTCGGTGAGGATAGAGTGGGAGACGCAAGGGAAGAAGATGTGTGTGAATGCTTCTTGCAGCGCTGTCAAATTGGTTTGCCAGAGTAAAGACTACCAGTTTTTGTGGAGGTTTCATAACTCTAAATCTGCTGCTGCTCATTCCGACAATTCTAACTTGTAA
- the LOC130995321 gene encoding uncharacterized protein LOC130995321 → MSVGNSLGGGLKKVLAEVAIKGVTEARARIFGHILNPTGQRSPHKVLRKKLIGDKVAAWYPYDINRDDPSVMHAQEQVRLNRLEMLKRRQKGPPKKGQGKRAKKSGR, encoded by the exons atgagtgTTGGGAACAGCTTAGGAGGAGGCTTGAAGAAAGTGCTGGCTGAAGTGGCCATCAAAGGAGTCACTGAGGCTAGAGCTAGGATTTTCGGTCATATTCTTAACCCAACTGGTCAAAGATCCCCCCACAAAGTACTTCGCAAGAAGCTAATTGGTGACAAAGTTGCAGCTTGGTATCCTTATGATATCAACAGGGATGATCCCAGTGTGATGCATGCTCAGGAACAAGT GCGATTGAATAGGCTTGAAATGTTGAAGCGTCGCCAGAAGGGGCCACCAAAGAAAGGGCAAGGAAAGCGCGCTAAAAAGAGTGGCCGATGA